The Periophthalmus magnuspinnatus isolate fPerMag1 chromosome 17, fPerMag1.2.pri, whole genome shotgun sequence sequence ggatttttttttttttttcaaatggagGAGGATTCATGAAACAATGAACTGATGTCATGCATAGTAGAAGGAGATATAAGATGggctatttttaaataaatttgatCAACGTATTCCTATCAAATAATAGGATGTGGTTTGTTTAAATCATTGTTTAAATCAATGTTACAGTCTTGCTTCCTGGTCTCACAATCAAAGCTTATAtactgatttgttttgttttttgtttgcattgcATTTTGAACAGGGTGCTCACGAAAAAGAGTCTACGTTCTCTCATTGGGTGTCcttgcataaataaaaataaatacaatcacCACCACTAGATGTCTCTATGTAGAAGGGATTTAGACAAGGAGCGCTGATTTAACTGTTTTTGGGTTTCATGGTGAAGCCTGTTGatttgactaaaccagaactaaaccactgAGCTGAACCCACAGGCTCTGCACCCTCAGGCCCCTAAAAGCCAGCATCACCTAGAGGCACCCATAATCTCAATATGTGTGCTCTTCATATAACTGTTTTAGAGGCTTATACACCATCACTTTGgacacttttttgtttattttttctttatttgcatGATTATTTTCCATTAGCCACACATACTGGGTTTGTGGATGTGTTTCTTGCTTTTAgaccaaagtgatgagagcagtgTTTGTATAAAGTTCATTTATTGAGAGTTCAGCACATGCACATTGTGTTAGTACAACTCTAGTGAGTCACAGTAAGTGCCACATAATCAATACAAAAGCACATGTaattacacacagtacacatcCCAGCTTTAAGGGCTCGGATAACTTTGAAATGTGGCTTTTCCCCATTtacctccctgtgtgctttacttttgctttttagAAAAGTTTTAGTGCACTAGTTAATAACTTATTACGATTGATATAATAATATAACTACCTTTATGAATCAGACCTGCTAAAACAAAAGGGAAAGGGTCCCTCCTGCGCTGGTTCATTCACATCATTATTATAAAACTCTGATATAAATTTCAATTCAACTTCATTATCAGTTTGTCTCAGATCTGATCATATCTGAAAGAATTcctacacatttgtttttgttttttatgaaacAACAGCCCCATAATTTCATACAGTACATTTGTCACTATAGCAAAACAATATGcttaataaaaatgttgtaacataataataaagcgCCCCCTAGAGGAGCAGGTCCGGTGGCAGTCCCCTGTGGAGAGAGTGCATCAGCCTGCTCCATGGTCATCACCCAGCTCTAATCATGATAGTATAATGTATGATTTAACACATGCTGGTTTGGTCTAAGCTCATTTGTACATATAATGACaacactataaaaaaaaaaaaaaaaaacaccatagtCCCACACAGCCTTTCCAGACTCAAAGCACACTGCACAATTTTATACATTATTCAGTATCTTTTCATTCTCACTTGATTTTTCTGTAGCCACAGTTCCCTTTAGGCTGGCTGACTTACACACAGTTATACTCGAGTAAAGGAGGTTAAATGTCACACTCAACAGCGGTGGGTTTAGACGTGCAACCTTCTCATTACAGGTTAACCACTCTACACCCTGAGCCACTGTTGTGAGTATGATGGATGAGATCTTGCCCTATTGATGGGTTTCTGTTGTGAcaccattttgagaactttttcaTAATCCAAAAGATAAAAGAGCATTATTTTGTAAATTCAATGTttttgccatggcaacagtcacAGTTTCACATCATTTAAAACCCATGGACAGGCTAAAATCCAGCATAGCCTATTTACAGGGGTCTCTTGTATTTAGCATGCACAGTCCCCTaaacaaaaactattaaaaatgatatccattagTGATGGGTGAATCGATAACAGAATATGGAGAGggatctggctgcagacctGCACCTCCTCACGTGACTTACCTCCATCCAATCAAATGTCTTGTTGATTAAATGCCTTTGCTTCGTCCTAAACAATTAGTAATTAGCTGTGTCACCTTTAATGACCTTTAGTAGACAATGGACAAAGGCAACAACTAATAGAAAGTGTAATTAAGTTGTCTATAAAGTAAACTTATGAAAATTGGTGAGGGGCATGTCTGAGGAGGTGCatcctggtggaggtctgcagccagaatATAGAGAAGAATATAGAAAATATCAATACTGACTAAAGTATTAATTTTTAGATCAGTTCAAACTGGGGTGGAGCGAAGATCTTATATAGAAGATTCAAACTGGTATTAGCATTGGTATATCGCAATACTTGCCAAAAAAACACTGGTATCGCCCATCACTAATGCATTTTCAGGCGTACAAAACTCTAAGCCACAGAATGGACATGTTACCATTTGGTTAGATTCCTGTTCCTAGAAGTTTAGTTCTAGGATCCCTGATGGACCTACCTGAAACCCATACTATCATTTTGTAACACGAGTCTACAGGCTGCTACAGAATATACAGACACCACCTCAGTTAGCTGCCtcaataaacacaaatgtacGATCACAATAGTAGCTATACGTCTGGGTAAATAGTAGGTACCAATTTTGTATTCTCCAAAAATAAAGCAGGAATGTAGCCTGAATATTACAAAATATACTGAGTCTGAGATATTTAAAATCTAGTCTTGTTTCTGAGTCCAAATTGTTTCCTCGATTGGCACTAAAGGGTTGAGCTGAGTCCTCTATATTCCCTTATGAACCTTACAAGCTGCATGATCGTCTCGGAGTGGACACTTTGGAGTGGACAGGTGACTTCTTCAGGATCGTTTCATAGGGGACATTTTGGAGAAGACAGTAGGACATGCATGGGACATGGAGTGTCTCGTAATGGACATTTCAGAGTGGACAGGAGGACAAGCTTTACATGGTCTCATAGTGGACATTTTGGAATGGACAGGAGGATGCTTCAGAATCATCTCGGAGTGAACAGGAAAGCACACATCAAGTTCGCATCTTAGTGGACATCTTGGAGTGGAGAGGGAGAACAAGCAGCAGGATCATCTCATAGTGGACATTTTGGAGTGGACAGGAAAATGGTTCAGGATCGTCTCATAGGGACATTTTGGAGTGGACAGGAGGATGTGGATATTTTGCAGTGGAAAGTAGGACATGCAAATGGAGTGTTTCGCAGTGGATATttcagagacaggaggacaaCCTTTACACGGTTTCATAGCGGACATTTTGGAGTGTAGTCATCTCACCATCTACTCGTTCCATCTACTCGTTCCTTGAGGTGATGTCCTGTAAAGACAACCTTGTTAGACACTGtcctttttttaatatacaaacatgaacaaagaaagtcctgatttagacctggcttatTTCTGGTTCTGATGTGGTTTAGTAATCCTGggttgactaaaccaggactaaatcagcaccCGTAAGACTCTAAAGATTCTAAAGTGTAATTTACAGaattgaaaccaggactaaacttgtaTAAAATCAGAATTTAACCCTAACTACACTAGATCTTAACTAGTATGAGGTTTAAACTATGTCTAAAAATCAAGGATGCATGAGGGTTTAGCAACATTTTAACCAGAGTTAGATCATGggattttgtctgttttagttCGGTGTtagtggtttagacctgctttattcATGGTTCAGATCGAGAGCAGTATAGTACGAAGCAAGATAGGTGACTAAGCTCAAACCCTGGATTTCCTGTATCATGAAGACAGCTCACTTTAAATCACTATATGATGATAATATAAGTATAtcatttactttcttttttgcatttatagGCTACACTTCAGTAAACTGCACctgttaaaatgtgcagaatGTTGAGTTAAGGAAATCAAATCACATCTGCTAGATATGGTTCAATTCGTAGAaatctatttttgtttggtgCACACACAGACTGAAGCTCAAACTTTGGCTTTACAAACTCTGTCTCTAACCGGCTTCATGATACTCATTATCTCTGAGCTGAGCTGAATTAAAGCCTGGCTATGTCCAAACAGCTTCGTAGTGCAGCCGTCAGGTGAAGTCCTGtcactcaaaataaaactgcaggCTCCAGTCCAGTGTATGACCATCACATAAAGCAGAGGAGCTGTACCTCTGTCTTGGCCCTTCTCCACTCGCCCATGGGACCAGACTTTGTCAACGCTgaaaaacacaagcacaataatgTTCAACTCTCACAGTGTTTTAATACTATCAAGATTTATCATTGAACAAAAATGAGATGTGGACGTCTTAGAACATTGTGTGGCACTGAGACCCCGGCTGTTTATCCACTGatgtaaaaatgacacataCTTTACTGTATATTCATTTTGCAAACATGAGCTACAGAGTTATTGTTCTATGTACGAGACTCACCCATGAATGTGCAGACTGTGAGGAAGAGAGCCAAAGTCACCGCCGAGCTCCaccacacacacctgacacaaaCAACACATGAGCATCAGAGTAAACATAGGATCTCTGAGCAGAAATCAAAAAGTATAAACTACAAAGCACTTAGCTAAACTGACTTGAGCTTTTGGGCATTACCTACGTTGAGCTAACagatcttaaagggcccatattacccattttctgatctagcttatgttatttcttcatcagaaacagacctggagttgtgttttgtttcattcacacatgtttaacgcgcaaaccctgcatatacCCTGCAATTTagactaagttcttctctcaaatagaaaacacactgttccaccttgtgatgtcatgtgagaATACAGGgaatactccactgtgtttttaaactccaaacacattcactagaatcatttagacaATTTCATTCCTGGATTGCTAACGgcagctcttaacttgaaaacttccactccatgacatcacaagggggacagagcattttgagctttggagatgtaaacagactaataataaagagttactcaaacaagtgtgaatgaaacaaaacacaactccatgtgtgtttttgaggaggtaacagcagtTAGTCAAATTTGCATTATAAAGGGCCTTTAAAGAGTATATAGTAGCTAATATTTTAGTgctgttttttaataataataataataatagttaaaaAGGAAGCAGTCATTTCAGTAATGCTAAAAGCACACCCATATGTACAAttttatattattcattttaatctgaaaacacaaaactctGGTGTTGATATTTTGTGGATTGTAAATTATCATTGTTATTTtcataattgaattgaattcagTATTTTCATTTGCATTTACTGCTCATCATGGAAGCTACCTAGCTGAGAACAACGACATCGTAACTGTGTAGTTggaaaaactgtaataaaaaacaacaacaaaactatgTGATTACCGTGAGTACAGAGCCGCCATGATGAAGAGTgtgaagatgaagaggaggaagcctCTCATAGTTAAACCTGGGATAAATACAGTTAAAGACAGTAAGGTTAAGagtaaaaacaaaccaaacgaGTAAAGAGTTTTTACCTGTTTTCTGCTCTGACATCTGGCAACAACATCTCTGGGAGAACAAGGAGGGCGGGACCTCTGACAAGCCTCCCACGGATTGGCTGAAGATGtcctgtgattgacaggtgtcaGGGTGGGTTTCTTCCTGGAtcattggctgtttatttggagggggcggggcttcagtggggtctaaaaaaaaaaaaaaacacaaaaaaactcacacacacatacacaagttcagaaaaaaaatctaatatccTGATCAATAATTGAGTTAAGATTTTGGATCAATTTAAAAATCAAGATTCAGTTCAGAGTGGAGTGGGACTGTCACCTGagattattactttgcctagaatctttcacagtatagcattaaacttgaaTACCTTTATAGAAACAAACAGATGATGACACTAGGCCAAAtaacaggttagatctgtggagaggcaagtctgcTCACCGTTCACTGTTTCTCAAGGCATTAGATATACCTGCAACTGAAGGAATGCATaatagataggtttaatacaatactgtggaacattcctggcaatcagtaacatctccatggagacaagcaggtggcagaccttccagcagaaaaaattacatagtacagcttaactaaactaatccaagagtCCCATAcatttcagatcatgtttgtagaagtctaagctacagggttagcagcttttacacagaataagaccccacaGTGGAACAGGAACATTATAATAATACACTCCTTTCCATTCAAACTGCATTGTCAATCTTAGTGCACTTAGTCTTAGAGCCCAAGTACACACTGATTGCAGTATGTTTACAGTCATATGTACAGAGGAGGGCCAGAAGATCACATAAAGGACTATTGTTTGTGACTCTGGCTCTGTTTGCACAAAACCCAACCAGACGCCTTAAGTATGAGGGCTGTGTCATCTCTGGTAGGGTCTGAAGTGATACTACAGATCAGAAATGCTACAGACAAGGAGGAGGGAGTGCTGTAGTTTCATCACGGTTGGTTGACTACCTAGCTACTAACCAAAATGTGGTAGGTTTGATACCCACTACACAAAAAGGGGCAagccttagtttagtcctggtttaaatttcTAGtttatagtcctgctttagtcctagtgcagtcctggtttagtcttgatttgaaTCTGGTCTAattctggttgagtcctggtttatactaaaattaaatattttttgggtTTAAATCTGTATAGTCCCACTTAAATCCAGGTTTGtggttctgctttagtccaagtgtaatcctggtttagtcttagggtgcattcacacaaaccctgcattaactaaactgggactaaacagagacaaatcaaaggactaaacctggactagactggaaTAAATAATGAACTCTGCTAAAATAAAGTAACTCACGCCGCACTTTCATCTCAATCCACTGCCACAGTTCtgacagagctgctaaactgggctgactaaaggggagagagaggggagaggagaggtggggtgtggaggactaaaggggagaggagaggtggggtctggaggactaaaggggagaggggaggtggggtctggaggactaaaggggagaggggaggtggggtctggaggactaaaggggagaggggaggtggggtctggaggactaaaggggagaggggaggtggggtctggaggactaaaggggagaggggaggtggaggtctggaggactaaaggggagaatgaggaggagaggggtctGGATAAATACCATATACAAAGTCCCGCTTGTCCTCCATCTCGGTACTGTTGAGCCTGGTCCACAGACTCTCGTCGGTCCTGCTCCAGTCCAGGTCCTGATCTTGGGTTTGATCTAGGTCCCAGCGGGGTCTGTCTCGACTCAGGAAGGGACTCTGGTCTAGGCTACGGTCTAGAGTCTGGTCTAGGCTCTGATCTAGGCTCTGGTCCAGGCTTTGGTCGAGActcaggtcctggtttagatcctggctcagatctTGGCACTGGTTGGTCCTGAACATCCCTCCAAACACCCTTTGGTCCAGCCATGACTGACAGTTGTCCTTGACGTCGTGGAGCAGACTGACGAGGGCGCTATGAGGACGCCGCCTGCGCCTGAAGATCCTGAGgacaaacaggaaacaggaagtgagtgttGTTCTAACCTTCACCTTGCTAAATCCTCATGGACACTACGCTAACAGTGACTGGACACTGGAATTTGGCCCCTTTGGTACAACAAGAGGGTCTTCTTTGTCAGTTCAAGAGGGActtttcacttatttatttgcaaatgaaGGTTAGGATAAAAGAGAGATACAGAACCTAAGCTTAAATGAGATCACTTGTTTGGCCACTCCAGTCAAATGTGTAATTTATAAAACCAAAGAGCAGAGCtggttgtgtttaaaatgggaaATGCCTAAAATAGAATACCAAAACACTGAAGTTCCCGAGTTCTTACAATCAACCATTGCAATAAGCTCAGATGGATGTATACGACAGAATAAACAAGGCTTTTCCCCCTCATTACATTACaggatattttattgttgtacAAAAATAACTGTAGCCTTTGCACCAGTCCAAACAGTGATTCTGATTTGACTGTGACATATTGTGTAGTCAGAGCACACAGCTGGGTGGTGTGTGACATGTGAGGTGAAGTCAGCTCAGAGGAATGTGACTGTAACATGTGCTCAGGCTGTTCCCAGAGATACTACAACACGACAACAATACTGTACACGATGGTTGCGATGAGCCTGAAGATCAACGAGTAGGACTACACAGTACATTGAAATCATATCAAAATTacagttggatttttttttcccacggTACAACGTCCTTTAGATCCctacaaacctgttctgaaaAGTTGCAGTGCTAaccctgctaaccctgtagtttagacctctacacacatgctctgaaatgcatgggagtCTTGGATTAGGTAATTACGTCAGGCTTCAGTCTTTGCCAAATGTGAATACTCCACAACAGGTTTGTAATGTTTGAACGGTAAGTGAATTCTTATATGAAAAAATGATATAGAAATGCCCcacaaatcaggtctaaacccacactaaacctggactaaactcgGTCTAAACTCGGATTAAAGGGACCCTGCTCTTACCGGACCAGGTTCTCCTTGTAGCACACACTGGTCTTGCCGGTTGCCAGGGAGACGTTGCCGTGTTCGTCCCAGGTGAAGCTGCCCTGGGTCACGTCGTAGTAGCCGTTGGTGAGGAGACGCGGGGAGCGGCGACAacaacagggggcgctgtctgaGGAGTCCAGAAAGTATGAGGAGTCCGGGGACAGGAAGGACTCATCGGGACTGCAACAGAGAGAGGGTTAAACTgggctgaacaaggactgaaccaggactgaaccaagactaaagcaggtctacaatgTTTAGTTCCACAATTTTAGTATTTACCTGTGTAAGAAGTTGCTCCTGAGTTTGCGTTTTATGGGTGAAcctaaaaacaaaccaaagaaTATGAATGATTGTTTTCAAACAGTGTATGATTTATTTGACATAACAGAAGTGAGACGTACTGGTGACAGCTCCAGAGAACATGATGAGTCCTGTGAGATCtgcaaagagaaaaacaaacatcaatTACAAgggaggactgaaccaggattataccaggactatgccaggacttgaccaggactggaccaggaccgaaccaggaccaaaccaggaacgaaccaggaccgaaccaggacagaaccaggactgaaccaggactaaagcaagactaaagcaggactaaagcaggactaaagcaggactggaccaggactggaccagactaaaccaggactaaaccaggagtaaagcaggagtaaagcaggactaaagcaagactaaagcaagagtaaagcaggagtaaaccaggactaaaacaggactaagcctggactaaacctggactaaaccaggacaaaagaaaTACTATACCAGGACAAAAGCgagcctaaaccaggacacaagcagaactaaagcaggactgacccatgactgaaccaggactaaaccagtactaaactagaactaaaccgtGAGggaagcaggattaaaccaggagtgaaccataactaaaccaggactaaccacaGACTTAAACagaaactgaaccaggactagaacaggaccaaaccaagtctacatcagaattaaaatgaactcaaacaggaccaaacaagtgtgaatgcactcTAAAGCAGGACACaaaaggactaaaacatgattaagccacaggactaaaccagggtatTTTGGGGGTTATTTTGTTCCCTTGTGATTAAAAGTGCATCtttcaaacagagagaggaaacatGAGCCGTTGTAAGGGACTGTTCCAAAGAGAGTCGTTGTTCTCAGATAAAGTGGGTCAGAAAAAAACTATGCATTCAACTGAAAATAACCAACAGACCACGGCACTGTGCTACAGGTCCACAAGAGGACtaaggcctgtcacgataattaccaTATTGACTTTTCCTTCactatatgaaagctggaagaatatattttggggctcagtatttattgtgtacactggtgtatgaatgtgtgaatggttccttgatgtaaagtgctttgagtgccttgaaggtataAAAGTGCTATTCATACTTTGAAGTGACGTTATACTGGGGATGTTCTATATGTATCTCtttggtggaatgttcagcagttaccatggagacataatgcacatattagcaaacactgctcaaaaagttttaagattgtctgaaaactcaagaaaaatacaaattggatttaaacaacacattttcaggagtctgtaaTGAATACAAGcgttcatgatcctgtttatgtgtttgattttcaacaaaaaggtgagagtgactaactgaaataCTGTGAGCTAATGCTACTTAGCTTGTGACTTTCATTTTTCTtaatgtgtgagagacttgtttaacagcacaattcaactcacctgttgtagctctGACTATATCAGCTTTTTAtgatcaaattgtgttaaaagctGAGTCTAAtagaacttcagacagagtagagcCTTCAGGAAGCATCacatccccagggaatgttgagtTCTACTGATattccattcattttattaattctattgAAACATTCattctattgatactttgcagctgatggctgctcctctgaccctctcctctgcatcctctgttcctctgaccctctcctctgcatcgtctgctcctttgaccctctcctctgcatcctctgttcctctgaccctctgctctgcatcctgctcctctgaccctctcctctgctcctctgaccctctcctctgcatcctctgctcctctgaccctctcctctgcatcgtctgttcctctgaccctctcctctgctccatctggtTGCAAAGTGAATGGAAGCGGTCACATTGTAGACTGTGCACATAGCGgggtccctcctcctcctcccattcTTTCTGTGGTGGTCTCGCCCACTCCCAACACATTACCCATCATGCCTTGCTGCAGTGGTGTCTATGAGAACAACAGGGAGCTGCTGATGCTGGAGCTAATCGCGTCATCACCTGGACTCTACCATTTTACAACAGTCGTATTCAAACTCTacagtttcatttttaattgaTCGGAAAGTAAATAAAGGACACAACCTGCACTGACAAATACAATTCaactaaattatattattatgattttattattattggaataaatgaatcatactgcttttttgtaaatatttctaCAATCTGCAAATGTATATAGTCTAAAATTGCAatactatatttttttatttatgtatttatttttcagacgCTTGGCTTATACCGTAGAAAATAACCTATAGAATAAGGtgcacaaaaataacacattcaTATTCAAGGGAGCATAATAGAAAGAATTTTCCTGAAATTCTATTCTTTTTGCATTAGAGCCAGCACAATACGGAACATTTTAGAAGTGTAGAGCTTTAGATAGTTATGTAAAGGAAAACCAAGTGGAGAAAGCTTCTCAACCAGCGCTGATAACTGCGCTAAGTTTAGTGCGTCTCTCCATTTCTTACATAAGAATCCTTATCAAAGGCTTTacagactattattgtccaaCTACAGCAGTGCGTAAAAGTAGTACCCAACCACTTTTACGCACTTCAAAAGACGGTACAATACAAGAGCCactttttgtgcgtttgtgtgcgtaATAAAGTTATTTTGCTGGATGCATTCTCTAGACTAGAAAAAAGACAGGACAAAGATAACGGAACTTTACTTACCCTTTTGTTGGTTTTCCGTGGGGTTAAAGCTCAAATCGGACTTTCCAAAAGGACTGTGGTTAGTCTGGAGTAGGTTTCTGTCttggtttgttgttttttt is a genomic window containing:
- the tmem71 gene encoding transmembrane protein 71, whose product is MFSGAVTSSPIKRKLRSNFLHSPDESFLSPDSSYFLDSSDSAPCCCRRSPRLLTNGYYDVTQGSFTWDEHGNVSLATGKTSVCYKENLVRIFRRRRRPHSALVSLLHDVKDNCQSWLDQRVFGGMFRTNQCQDLSQDLNQDLSLDQSLDQSLDQSLDQTLDRSLDQSPFLSRDRPRWDLDQTQDQDLDWSRTDESLWTRLNSTEMEDKRDFVYDPTEAPPPPNKQPMIQEETHPDTCQSQDIFSQSVGGLSEVPPSLFSQRCCCQMSEQKTGLTMRGFLLFIFTLFIMAALYSRCVWWSSAVTLALFLTVCTFMALTKSGPMGEWRRAKTEDITSRNE